One Argentina anserina chromosome 6, drPotAnse1.1, whole genome shotgun sequence genomic window, ATAACTGGAGTAGCTTAGATCATCTGGTCATTTAGTTTTACCTAAACCGTGAGAGACAGATTTAACAATTCTTGAAAGTAGGGTTTAGAGAACATATGTACGAAGATTAGCAGATAGAGCCTCTAGTACATTCCATACATTATTCAAAACATCCGGATGAACATATTTAGGTGCTTGTACTGAAAATTTCGGAGAATTCGACGATCAATTGCCCAGTATGATTAGATTGGACAAAAACCTGCGATTGGATTAAGTTTATAATGAATTGGTTGAATAATTAGTGGGATTAGTTTGAAAAGAATAGAAATTCTAATTAACTTGAGCgtgatttgaattgaattgaccAAAGGATAGAGTTAGGGTGAAGGTCACTGAGAGTGATCTCTGACTGAAGAAGCAGTATGCATGTGCCCCCATGCTAAAAATCACATGGAACCCAATCCTAGATTGATTTACAAAGTGATACATGCAGAAACATATGTCCAACTAGCTGTGGTTTCAAGAGGGCAAAGAGTCGAGAGGTGATCTGCTCTCATTATACATAGACGCAGACGAAGAATTGTTCATGACTTCTAAATAGTCTGTTTCTTCTTTGTCTTACTGGCATTGTCTTTTTGACACTCTTCGTTGGCCTTTTCTTACTTTTTATTGAATTGTTTGAATTGAACGCTTTTGATTGGGGGCCTAGCTAATCCTTGTAATCTTGGACATAGTAAgttataatttatatagatTACAAGTCTTTAGATTACATTATCCATAGTTTTTCAATGAAATTACAATATCATATAggttgtttgatgaaataaTATGATATTCGTAGTTCATACTTCATACAGACCCCAAAAGATATAAACTTAATAATATAAATGCTATTGTGATTACTTTATACTATGTATCGAGGCACCAAAGTATGCGACATTGCAACTAGCTTGTTCGGTAATTGTACTTCCAGCCGTGTATAGCACTCTATCTGTAGCTTCAATTCTTGtcaaattatttaattttctGAAGTTCAACCCTGGATTGTCATAAAACGTCTAGTTTCCTCCCAATGCAGTTTGTGTATTAGTCAGGTGCAGAAGATGAAAAATTAGAAGCTTTAGGTGCTGCATGGAAATAAACCTGAAAAGACCTTATGCCATACTCTTTGTATCTAAAaactaacttttttttttttggtctgatcCAAAAACTAACCTTATATACCCTATATCAGATAAACCTTAAGTGAAACACACCCTATATCAGATAAACCCTAAGTCGAAGATAGAGAAACGAGGGAAGTAGAGCAAGAGTAGGAAAAAGGTGGACAAGAATCATAGGAGAAACTCTAGCTAAGCTAACTAAGTTAGGGTTGGAAGAGCAAGAGAGGAAAAAAAGATTCGCTGCTTTAAAAGAGACAGGCTTTGGCTCTGGGCTACACCCGCCCTTTCTTGgaaatgaaagaagaaaaagaaataatgtTGTGGGGGAAGCTCGCATTGAATCGAGTAAGTTTGAATATAAATCCAAATTCtatgtttatatttttttttgaaatggttAAATTCTATGTTTATATATGTGCAtgtcaaataacattttgGACCACAAGAACATAGCTACAATGGGTTACCTTTGTCCTAAGCTTCCCCTGTATATATTCCAGAAACCCTTTCATCATTTATATGCTACATTACATGCCTCCGGTTTATGCTCAGCTCGGCTTTAACGTCGATCGATCTCTGATGTGTATGTGGTAGTGTACGTATTAAATACAGGAgcaagaagaaggagaaggaggagacATTTCAGAATATGAAATGTTGAAGATGACGACCAACAAATACATTAGCAGAGTGCAGTAGTATCCACGCTGCTTTTATTTATACACACTTATGCTGACTACTCTGACTGACTTACTGTGATGTCTTTCTTTCTTATACGTACTGAAAACCCTAACCCCTATCGGCTTCAGCTATCCCTTATAGGCTACTATTGCTActgtactctctctctctctctctctctgcaggCTCCATCTTCAAGGTCTCCTTCTTCGATCCCCTCTCACAAATTACATGGACATGACTGTGTCTAGGGTTCTGCAATTTGGCTTCATCGTGTCACTCCCTTCTCCTAATATTTAAATTCGTCATTGctatctttgtttttttctgtttgtctCTTCTTGTATGGAATGTTGGGTCATTTTATGTTTAGAGTCAAACCCCCACCCTCTCTCGCCCACGCTTTTAACTACTGGGTTTCACTAACCTGCATATGAATACCACTTATAACTTTCTGGTTAATATTCTTGTTTAATGGttgatgtttttatttaaattgcGCTACATTGCTACAGTGACCACTGCCCACATGAATGCGTGGTGTAATTTTCAGGCTCATTCTTCATGTGCCCTAGCATGGAGCCCTAGATTGTAAAACACCCAGAAATCACAAAACCAGCGTGCATGGTTTCCTGGTTTTGTACTTGTATGTTGTTACACAAACGTGTGCTTTGCATGAGTTTATGACGCGTGTCTTTTTGTGACTGGCAGGTGTGTTCAACATGGCGCGCGGTTTCCCACTCGGATCCGCTCTGGCACCGGCTCACTCGCCGGATTTGGGGCCGGACCCAACTTCTGCAGGACACGTGGCATGACGAGTACGTATACCGGCATCGGACGGCTAGAAACTTCCGGACAGGGAGGTACTCGCACACAAGGCTGTACTTTGATCCTTCTGACGTGGACGACCCCGACGGGCTGACCTGCCGGTGCCTCACCCTCTCCGACACCCACCTTGCGTGCGGCTTTGCCGACGGCGTCGTCCGCCTCTTCGAACTGGCCACGCGCCTCCACGTCAGCACGTACAGGCCCCACCACGGCGACCGGCTGGGGCAGTTTTCACGGGCGGTTACGGGGATCGTCATCAGCGATTCCCGGCTCGTTTTCGCCACTCTTCGCGGGGACATACACGTGGCGGTGGTGCCGGGTCCGGAAATCACGCGGAGGGCCCACCTGGGGGAGGTGATGAACGACGGCGTTTTGGTGGACTTCACCGGCTGCGGGAGGTGGTGGGTGGGCCTCTATGCCGGGGTTCCGGGTCGGGCCATCCACATCTGGGACGGTAACACCGAGGAACTCGTGTTCGTGGGCGGGTCGTTGACCGACCCGGAATCCCTGGCGGGTTGGCACATGCTCACGGACCTGACCGGGTTCGTGGGCAGGGTCCGGGTCACGACGCAAGAGACCGCCGTGGCCTGCACGAGCGCGAGAGTCATCGTCTTCGATTTAAGGAACGAAGGAGTGGTCCTGACCGACGACGAGTACAGAAGAGGAGTTGTAGTGACGTCTGTGGACGTCAGCAGCGCGGCGTACGTGGCGGTC contains:
- the LOC126800204 gene encoding transcriptional regulator STERILE APETALA; amino-acid sequence: MSSSSSTSSSSSSPSTSQNDSRNAAGTSTARQRREFEGPSSSRRRAVSEVWPEPFLEALAAQVAIAASRNIGRLAAAAALANLFQVCSTWRAVSHSDPLWHRLTRRIWGRTQLLQDTWHDEYVYRHRTARNFRTGRYSHTRLYFDPSDVDDPDGLTCRCLTLSDTHLACGFADGVVRLFELATRLHVSTYRPHHGDRLGQFSRAVTGIVISDSRLVFATLRGDIHVAVVPGPEITRRAHLGEVMNDGVLVDFTGCGRWWVGLYAGVPGRAIHIWDGNTEELVFVGGSLTDPESLAGWHMLTDLTGFVGRVRVTTQETAVACTSARVIVFDLRNEGVVLTDDEYRRGVVVTSVDVSSAAYVAVGYRGMARVRAADTSQELCRFMVSGAGQMGVMGCMNGGYALMCGGGVVRVWEVERGEYLYSFRERVGAVSAFVCDERHVVAWGSYTTLHLWDFGDAGEE